One genomic window of Luteitalea pratensis includes the following:
- a CDS encoding YihY/virulence factor BrkB family protein, with amino-acid sequence MSLSWSELARRTWREVIDDDVLGLAAQLSYYFFLALFPAILFLLALASFFPLSNLSDDIGRSLGPFVSAQVLGLIQEQLRRLANNQNGGLLTVGVAGALWSSSAALVSIVGALNRAYDIDEGRPWWKVRLVAIGLTLGVAAIVLIALSLVLVGPTVAGWLGQRTGWGAPFEWAWLVLQWPLVFALVTTGIGLMYYFGPDADQDWAWITPGAVAATLLWLVISLLFKVYVSNFTDYEATYGTVGGVIVVLLWFYVSGIAILTGAELNAEIEHASPYGKAPGQKNAQGTRLLGARAARAFRERQGDAPPEVPTPPSPPPPPKRGLGAMVAGAMLLARRWNRTR; translated from the coding sequence ATGTCCCTCTCATGGTCGGAACTTGCGCGTCGCACGTGGCGCGAAGTCATAGATGACGACGTGCTCGGTCTAGCAGCTCAGCTGTCGTACTATTTCTTCCTCGCGCTATTTCCGGCGATCCTCTTTCTGCTTGCGCTCGCGAGCTTTTTTCCGCTGTCGAACCTCAGCGACGATATCGGCCGGTCCCTCGGCCCGTTTGTCTCAGCGCAGGTCCTCGGACTGATTCAAGAGCAACTGCGACGACTCGCCAACAACCAGAACGGCGGGTTGCTCACCGTCGGTGTTGCGGGTGCGTTGTGGAGTAGTTCGGCGGCGCTCGTCTCGATCGTCGGTGCGCTGAATCGCGCCTACGACATCGACGAAGGTCGGCCCTGGTGGAAAGTGCGCCTGGTCGCCATCGGGCTGACGCTGGGTGTCGCAGCGATCGTCCTGATTGCGTTGTCACTGGTTCTCGTCGGACCGACCGTCGCGGGATGGCTTGGACAGAGGACGGGCTGGGGGGCGCCCTTCGAGTGGGCGTGGCTCGTACTGCAGTGGCCACTCGTGTTCGCGTTGGTGACCACGGGGATTGGCCTCATGTACTACTTCGGGCCTGACGCGGACCAGGATTGGGCGTGGATTACACCAGGTGCCGTCGCCGCCACGCTGCTCTGGCTCGTGATCTCACTGCTGTTCAAGGTGTACGTGTCGAACTTTACGGATTATGAAGCGACCTACGGCACCGTTGGTGGGGTCATCGTCGTCTTGCTCTGGTTTTACGTATCCGGCATCGCCATCTTGACTGGCGCCGAGTTGAACGCCGAAATCGAACACGCCTCGCCGTACGGAAAGGCGCCAGGACAGAAGAACGCGCAGGGGACACGGCTTCTCGGCGCGCGCGCCGCACGAGCGTTCCGAGAGCGACAGGGCGACGCGCCGCCCGAGGTGCCAACGCCACCGTCCCCGCCGCCACCTCCGAAACGAGGATTGGGTGCGATGGTCGCTGG